The following coding sequences are from one uncultured Desulfobacter sp. window:
- a CDS encoding AAA family ATPase, which yields MYNTFFNFREKPFQLVPNPDFLFLGKSHEDALAHLTYAVSQGDGFVKITGEVGTGKTTLCRVFLEQLGSDTKAALIFNSKVNAIQLLKMVHRELGIKSCAEDQVDLTHDLNAYLLEKKAAGISVILLIDEAQNLAKDTLEQLRMLSNLETTRSKLLQIILVGQPELRDLLDDHELRQLRQRINISCHIRPLGRQETLDYISHRISVAANRPQSLFTPSALKGIYAFSKGVPRLINIICDRALLVAYSRQRKKVSARHVAAAVRELQSVTPRRPVAREFSPRKAAAAAFAALILITAAYTLYANNIFNRHKTVVNARPETNTAPTPVEIAPSLEIQDNKAALAQAVKPVPEPALSPEPDLVMVEGPLQAPSVHPVEAAGTPPQLLPLEGGEVRKTLLGIQSAVNRKEAFGYLSALWKKPVPEKLERMNGQIDSNDYFFKIAAGKSGLKLLTLDTDLLKALKLNLPVIFEYRISVQYEKGIAGIEAVTSDNRCILFTGTGQQKYSVSMADLLPFLEGKMYIAWEDGLGGNPIINDNGPKDAVITLKLLLSELGFPMENFSPAYDTYVRDALRQVQNEAGIAQDGIAGPETRIALLRKSRGEEIPQLYPSPINHLNR from the coding sequence ATGTATAACACCTTTTTTAATTTCAGGGAAAAACCGTTTCAACTGGTCCCCAATCCGGACTTCTTGTTTTTAGGTAAAAGCCATGAAGACGCCCTTGCCCATCTGACCTATGCCGTCTCACAGGGAGACGGATTTGTCAAAATCACAGGGGAGGTCGGCACTGGTAAAACCACCCTTTGCCGGGTGTTCCTTGAACAACTGGGCTCCGACACCAAAGCTGCCCTTATCTTCAACTCCAAGGTCAATGCAATCCAGCTATTAAAAATGGTTCACCGGGAGCTGGGGATTAAAAGTTGTGCCGAAGACCAGGTTGATCTCACCCATGACCTGAACGCCTATCTCCTGGAAAAAAAGGCTGCCGGCATATCGGTTATTCTTCTCATCGATGAAGCACAGAACCTGGCCAAAGACACACTGGAGCAGCTGAGGATGCTCTCCAACCTGGAAACCACACGAAGTAAACTGTTACAGATCATCCTGGTAGGTCAGCCCGAACTGCGGGATCTATTGGACGACCACGAACTGCGGCAATTAAGGCAGAGAATCAACATCAGCTGCCACATCCGCCCTCTCGGCCGCCAGGAGACCCTGGACTATATTTCCCACCGGATCAGCGTGGCCGCCAACCGGCCCCAATCTTTGTTCACCCCTTCGGCCCTGAAGGGAATTTATGCATTTTCCAAAGGGGTGCCCCGGCTTATCAACATCATATGCGACCGTGCCCTGCTGGTTGCCTACAGCCGGCAGAGGAAAAAAGTGAGTGCCCGCCATGTCGCCGCCGCTGTCCGGGAACTGCAGTCCGTTACTCCACGGCGGCCGGTTGCCCGGGAATTCAGTCCCCGGAAAGCTGCCGCCGCGGCTTTTGCCGCTTTGATTCTCATCACCGCAGCTTATACGTTATACGCCAACAATATCTTTAACCGGCATAAAACGGTCGTAAATGCCAGGCCTGAAACAAATACGGCACCAACACCCGTTGAAATCGCTCCCAGCCTGGAGATTCAGGATAACAAGGCGGCACTAGCGCAGGCCGTAAAACCGGTACCGGAACCAGCCCTTAGCCCCGAACCAGACTTAGTAATGGTGGAGGGACCATTACAGGCCCCCTCTGTGCACCCGGTTGAAGCGGCCGGGACCCCACCGCAGTTGCTGCCCCTTGAAGGGGGCGAAGTTCGGAAAACCTTATTGGGTATCCAGAGTGCCGTGAATAGAAAGGAAGCCTTTGGCTACCTATCCGCCCTGTGGAAAAAGCCAGTACCGGAAAAACTGGAAAGGATGAACGGACAGATCGACTCCAACGATTATTTTTTTAAAATCGCCGCCGGCAAAAGCGGCCTGAAACTGCTCACCCTGGACACCGATCTGCTAAAGGCCCTGAAACTGAACCTTCCAGTGATTTTTGAATACAGAATCTCTGTCCAGTATGAAAAAGGGATTGCCGGTATTGAGGCCGTAACCTCTGACAACCGCTGCATCCTCTTTACCGGTACCGGACAACAAAAATACAGCGTGTCAATGGCGGACCTGCTCCCGTTTCTGGAAGGGAAAATGTATATTGCATGGGAAGACGGATTAGGGGGAAACCCCATCATAAATGACAATGGGCCAAAGGATGCCGTCATTACACTGAAACTGCTGTTATCTGAACTGGGATTCCCTATGGAAAATTTTTCTCCGGCTTACGACACGTATGTCCGGGATGCCCTGAGGCAAGTTCAAAATGAGGCCGGGATCGCCCAAGACGGCATTGCAGGCCCGGAGACCAGAATCGCCCTGCTCCGGAAAAGCAGGGGCGAAGAGATTCCCCAGCTATATCCCTCCCCTATTAACCATTTAAACCGATAA
- a CDS encoding general secretion pathway protein GspB: MSTILKALEQAEKESRQHTATPSFDRGLNEKGIPKEATLHIPRRVILFCLILFIGGICFVYFLPPSQEKAELTASSPEPPKKITSPVEPLRPPLIKPTSQALAPPRLPSPEPMVKPLPKSPQTIAKTAPPAPERPSTPERPKAPPVPVPEPVFAPVTAKSSPAPEIPLLKDISLKIQAISWDQDPTNRITVINSSILNEGDAVQGFQVIRIEKDGVLLNGNGKNYRLKFRYR; this comes from the coding sequence ATGAGCACAATCCTCAAAGCCCTGGAACAGGCAGAAAAAGAAAGCAGGCAGCATACCGCCACGCCCTCCTTTGACAGGGGGCTCAATGAGAAGGGGATACCCAAAGAAGCAACCCTCCATATCCCGCGACGGGTCATACTCTTTTGCCTTATCCTTTTTATTGGCGGTATCTGCTTTGTCTATTTCCTCCCCCCTTCCCAGGAAAAGGCAGAGCTAACCGCTTCTTCTCCGGAGCCCCCAAAAAAGATCACATCACCGGTGGAACCGCTCCGCCCCCCCCTTATCAAGCCGACGTCACAGGCACTTGCCCCGCCCCGCCTTCCCAGTCCTGAACCTATGGTAAAGCCCTTACCCAAGTCGCCCCAAACGATAGCAAAGACAGCACCGCCTGCTCCAGAGCGGCCCAGCACACCCGAAAGGCCTAAGGCACCTCCGGTACCGGTGCCGGAACCGGTCTTTGCGCCAGTGACAGCAAAGTCATCGCCAGCCCCGGAAATTCCTCTGTTAAAGGACATATCCCTGAAAATTCAGGCCATTTCCTGGGACCAGGATCCCACGAACCGTATCACTGTCATAAATAGCAGTATCCTAAACGAGGGGGATGCCGTCCAGGGTTTCCAGGTCATCCGCATCGAAAAGGATGGCGTTCTTTTAAATGGCAATGGGAAAAATTACCGCCTGAAATTCCGCTACCGGTAA
- a CDS encoding M14 family metallopeptidase has translation MADTLTVGNLTAECGTKTQGYLDAVNCEVKMPVTLINGANPGKTVLITGGMHGGEYPGIEACIRLSSMLNPQDISGRLIIVHAVNTPAFFAKLQYVGPYDGKNLNREYPGLATGTISQKLAYTVSSQMFSQADFYLDLHSGDIHEKLTPFVFYSLLSTPDNMELSKQAASLAGFPYAVGSLNAVGALGGATKMGIPGLLIENGNGGLWSQENVERFLGGIQNILKFLEVLPGTPETLCKVEFFEKAVYEDAKDTGCWYPYVTLGDMVKKDQKLGEIKDLFGKTLSEYFAVRDGKVLYHTSSLAINAGDPVIAYA, from the coding sequence ATGGCTGATACGCTGACGGTGGGCAACCTAACTGCTGAATGCGGTACCAAAACCCAGGGGTATCTTGACGCGGTAAACTGTGAAGTCAAAATGCCGGTTACATTGATAAACGGTGCAAACCCGGGAAAGACAGTGCTGATCACCGGGGGGATGCACGGCGGTGAATATCCCGGTATCGAGGCCTGTATTCGTTTATCCTCCATGCTTAACCCCCAGGATATCAGTGGCAGGCTCATTATTGTCCATGCGGTCAATACGCCTGCATTCTTTGCAAAGCTTCAATATGTCGGACCCTACGACGGAAAGAACCTGAACCGTGAATATCCGGGGCTTGCAACGGGCACCATTTCCCAGAAACTTGCCTATACCGTATCCTCCCAGATGTTCTCCCAGGCTGATTTTTACCTTGATCTTCACAGCGGTGATATCCATGAAAAATTGACCCCCTTTGTTTTTTATTCACTGCTTTCCACGCCTGACAATATGGAATTGTCAAAACAAGCCGCGTCCCTGGCAGGATTTCCCTATGCGGTCGGATCGCTTAACGCTGTCGGGGCCCTTGGCGGGGCAACGAAAATGGGTATCCCGGGCCTGTTGATAGAAAACGGAAACGGCGGGCTATGGAGCCAAGAGAATGTTGAACGCTTTCTTGGCGGCATACAAAACATATTAAAATTTTTAGAAGTTTTGCCGGGCACCCCAGAAACGCTGTGCAAGGTTGAATTTTTTGAAAAAGCGGTTTACGAAGATGCTAAAGATACCGGCTGCTGGTATCCTTATGTAACCCTGGGAGATATGGTAAAAAAAGATCAGAAACTGGGTGAAATTAAAGATTTATTTGGAAAAACACTGAGCGAATATTTCGCTGTCCGGGATGGGAAAGTTCTCTATCATACATCCTCCTTGGCGATTAATGCCGGTGATCCTGTCATTGCTTATGCTTAA
- the argH gene encoding argininosuccinate lyase — protein sequence MLNENWVTEKLESDLAVTYQEEQCEEGKKTFDIEMHLHLAHVEMLSKQEIITKQEAKLLLGALLKVWEEGPDIIQINEGRVDLYSNLEDWIVKEIGIDTGGKFHIGRSRNDMESTISRMLFRAYLIDYSLSVCGLIEAILEKASDHVDTVMPGYTHHSQHAQPTTMAHNLLWGVDCFLRDLERVENCYDRVNKSAMGAAALCTTGFPVDREYVAELLGFSGVVEHSIDASGSRDYILEAGAAFSIFFSNLNRLTELLLIWNIREVGMIRLAMKHCSYSSIMPQKVNPVSIEMVRFAGTCAYGRLSSMFNNFKATTPGNGREPGHVDGMLEKIVKDAIPSATYVGDIITEMTVNPDRCLNLAKEGFSTMTELADEMVRSQGISFYMAHKIVSKLALIALERDIPCEGITVELVDSVSMELFERKTGLSDKEIKKALDPVENVRHRRVMGGPSFEEVKRMIDDRRGKLAQVQSQWESVKKFQQDKIASIKAMAKKDREGGE from the coding sequence ATGCTGAATGAAAACTGGGTAACTGAAAAACTTGAATCCGATCTGGCAGTCACATACCAGGAAGAACAATGCGAAGAAGGGAAAAAAACCTTCGACATTGAGATGCATCTGCATCTGGCCCATGTGGAAATGCTGTCAAAACAAGAAATCATTACAAAGCAAGAGGCAAAACTGCTTTTAGGCGCTTTGCTCAAAGTCTGGGAAGAAGGGCCTGACATCATTCAAATCAACGAAGGCCGGGTTGATTTGTATTCCAACCTCGAAGACTGGATTGTCAAAGAAATCGGGATCGATACCGGCGGAAAATTTCACATCGGACGTTCCCGAAACGACATGGAGAGCACAATTTCCCGTATGCTGTTCAGGGCTTACCTGATTGACTATTCCCTTTCCGTATGCGGCCTTATTGAGGCGATTTTGGAAAAGGCATCTGATCATGTGGACACGGTCATGCCGGGCTATACCCACCACTCCCAGCACGCCCAGCCCACCACCATGGCGCATAACCTGTTGTGGGGTGTAGACTGTTTTCTAAGGGATCTTGAGCGGGTAGAAAATTGTTATGACCGTGTTAATAAATCCGCAATGGGGGCAGCCGCCCTTTGCACCACAGGGTTTCCCGTGGACCGGGAATATGTTGCCGAACTTCTCGGGTTTTCAGGGGTTGTTGAACACTCCATTGATGCATCCGGCAGCCGTGATTATATACTGGAGGCAGGGGCCGCTTTTTCCATCTTTTTCAGTAACCTGAACCGCCTTACCGAGCTGTTGCTGATTTGGAACATCCGCGAGGTGGGTATGATCCGGCTGGCGATGAAGCATTGTTCTTACAGTTCAATCATGCCGCAAAAGGTCAATCCCGTGAGCATAGAGATGGTCCGCTTTGCAGGCACCTGCGCCTATGGTCGCCTGTCCTCCATGTTTAATAATTTTAAAGCCACCACCCCGGGCAACGGCCGTGAACCCGGCCATGTGGACGGCATGCTTGAAAAAATCGTCAAGGACGCCATTCCTTCGGCCACCTATGTAGGTGATATTATCACCGAGATGACAGTGAATCCGGATCGCTGCCTTAACCTTGCAAAAGAGGGCTTCTCCACCATGACGGAATTGGCCGATGAAATGGTCAGAAGCCAGGGGATTTCCTTTTATATGGCGCATAAAATTGTGTCCAAACTGGCATTGATCGCTTTAGAGCGTGATATCCCGTGCGAAGGAATTACCGTGGAACTGGTTGACAGTGTGTCAATGGAGTTGTTTGAAAGAAAAACCGGGCTCAGCGACAAAGAGATCAAAAAGGCACTTGATCCCGTTGAAAATGTCAGGCATAGACGCGTCATGGGCGGCCCGTCCTTTGAAGAGGTTAAGCGCATGATTGACGACAGGCGCGGGAAACTTGCTCAAGTTCAATCCCAATGGGAATCGGTAAAAAAATTCCAGCAAGATAAGATTGCATCAATAAAAGCAATGGCAAAAAAAGACCGGGAAGGGGGAGAATAG
- a CDS encoding aldehyde dehydrogenase family protein, translated as MENADKINDEIWGHYIDGEFRVQPDDAWLQEYNPGTGKPGYRVKRGCAEDVDQAVAGAQKALPEWRRQKPLDRGRILIRIGVTLRERLVEFSRAENLETGKPMNQTMGDLEAAAQYFEFYGGLAAGVEGDIIDLGNERLCYTRREPYGTVGIILPWNAPLNQAGRSIAPGLAVGNTIVVKPSQLTAVSLLMLAEMAVECGLPPGVLNVVTGSGSEVGTPLVEHPGISKVYFTGSVGVGKKIGHMAAERIIPATLELGGKSPNLVFADSDFNAAVKGVISGFTSNAGQACIAGTRCLVDASIHDEFTQELGRQVAQLSVGPQKDAVIGPMITKGQFDTVKQYFSIAKEENATLLTGGSVAKIAETTGGWFVEPTVYTDVRPDMRIAQEEIFGPVLVVIPFKDEADAVRIANDSDFGLAAGIWTKDLSRAHRVAGLLESGQVFINQYPATSVETPFGGYKKSGIGREKGRIALNDYTQLKTVVTRIEQAE; from the coding sequence ATGGAAAATGCAGATAAGATCAATGATGAAATCTGGGGACATTATATTGATGGGGAATTCCGGGTCCAGCCGGATGATGCCTGGCTCCAGGAATATAATCCGGGGACAGGCAAGCCAGGTTACCGTGTGAAACGGGGCTGCGCAGAGGATGTTGATCAAGCGGTGGCCGGTGCCCAAAAAGCCCTCCCGGAGTGGCGTCGCCAAAAGCCCCTTGACCGCGGACGCATCCTGATCCGAATCGGTGTCACGCTTCGTGAGCGGCTTGTGGAGTTTTCCAGGGCAGAAAACCTGGAAACCGGCAAACCCATGAACCAGACAATGGGAGATCTTGAAGCCGCTGCCCAGTATTTTGAATTCTACGGGGGGCTGGCAGCCGGCGTTGAAGGAGACATCATTGATCTTGGCAATGAACGGCTTTGCTATACCCGCCGGGAACCTTATGGAACCGTCGGTATCATTCTGCCCTGGAATGCCCCGCTGAATCAGGCAGGGCGAAGCATTGCCCCCGGCCTTGCCGTGGGAAATACCATTGTGGTAAAGCCCTCACAGCTTACCGCGGTCTCTTTATTGATGCTGGCTGAGATGGCGGTGGAATGCGGCCTGCCTCCAGGGGTTCTGAATGTGGTGACCGGTTCGGGAAGTGAAGTGGGAACGCCCCTTGTTGAACATCCCGGTATCTCCAAGGTTTATTTTACAGGTTCCGTGGGCGTGGGTAAAAAAATAGGCCATATGGCCGCGGAACGGATTATTCCGGCCACCCTGGAATTGGGGGGCAAGTCTCCGAATCTTGTCTTTGCGGATTCTGACTTTAATGCTGCGGTAAAAGGCGTGATCAGCGGCTTCACTTCCAATGCAGGCCAAGCCTGTATTGCCGGAACCCGGTGCCTGGTTGACGCCTCCATACATGATGAATTTACACAAGAGTTAGGCAGGCAGGTGGCGCAATTGTCCGTTGGTCCCCAAAAAGATGCGGTTATCGGACCCATGATTACAAAGGGACAATTTGATACTGTAAAACAATATTTCAGTATAGCCAAAGAGGAAAACGCAACCCTTCTCACGGGCGGTTCTGTGGCCAAGATTGCCGAAACAACGGGGGGGTGGTTTGTTGAGCCAACGGTTTATACCGATGTCCGGCCGGACATGCGCATTGCACAAGAGGAAATTTTCGGGCCGGTTCTGGTGGTTATTCCTTTTAAGGATGAGGCAGATGCTGTCAGGATTGCAAATGACTCGGATTTCGGCCTTGCCGCCGGTATCTGGACAAAAGATCTGTCACGGGCCCATCGGGTGGCAGGACTTCTGGAATCCGGCCAGGTGTTTATCAATCAATATCCTGCTACAAGTGTTGAAACGCCATTCGGCGGTTATAAAAAAAGCGGCATCGGCCGTGAAAAAGGCCGCATCGCGCTCAACGACTATACACAATTGAAAACCGTTGTGACCCGGATTGAGCAGGCTGAGTAG
- a CDS encoding FAD-binding oxidoreductase: MANKKYDVVVIGGGIIGVSTALFLARKGISVCVVEKNIVGQQSSGRAAGNICQSHRPPVDLPIVTRSIEIFEELAAGREFDFEFRRHGNIRLAVNQDHAKALKEMVAREQKEGINCRYISKDETHAIVPDVADHVYLGSVHAPTDGSAEPFKSTWLIADEAKKQGAVIMEHLEVKGFDIETGKITAVKTADGPISCNCAVNTAGAWSAQIGAMAGINVPVEAKLSHLFVTEALPHFLGPVLSTDLYGYFRQTLSGNVLIGYAAKSVDEFKYDIDKQALETAMNRASIIIPKLRNASIIRAFTGFTTWTPDSLPIIGPAPGIKGLFLACAFCGMGFSDGPAVGEAVAEFIADGKTALPIDAFRIERFNQPMET, encoded by the coding sequence ATGGCTAATAAAAAATATGATGTTGTCGTGATAGGCGGCGGCATTATCGGTGTATCCACGGCACTTTTTCTTGCCCGAAAAGGAATCAGCGTTTGTGTGGTGGAAAAAAATATCGTGGGGCAGCAAAGCAGTGGCCGAGCTGCCGGTAACATATGCCAAAGCCATCGCCCGCCGGTGGATCTGCCCATTGTCACCCGTTCCATTGAAATTTTTGAAGAACTGGCTGCCGGCCGTGAATTTGACTTTGAATTCCGCCGGCACGGCAACATTCGGCTGGCCGTAAACCAGGACCATGCCAAGGCCTTGAAAGAGATGGTGGCGCGTGAACAAAAAGAGGGCATCAACTGCAGGTATATCAGCAAAGATGAAACCCACGCCATTGTTCCGGATGTGGCGGACCATGTCTATTTAGGCAGCGTTCATGCCCCAACGGACGGTTCGGCAGAACCTTTTAAATCCACCTGGCTCATTGCTGATGAGGCAAAAAAGCAGGGTGCGGTGATCATGGAACATCTTGAGGTGAAAGGGTTTGACATTGAAACGGGGAAGATAACAGCCGTAAAAACTGCTGACGGCCCTATTTCCTGCAATTGTGCGGTAAATACCGCAGGTGCCTGGTCCGCGCAGATCGGCGCCATGGCAGGCATCAATGTACCGGTTGAAGCTAAACTGTCCCATCTGTTCGTTACCGAGGCTTTGCCCCATTTTCTGGGACCGGTGTTAAGTACGGATTTGTACGGTTATTTTCGCCAGACCCTGTCCGGAAACGTTCTTATCGGGTATGCGGCAAAATCTGTAGACGAATTCAAATATGATATTGATAAACAAGCGTTAGAAACAGCGATGAACCGTGCATCCATAATTATTCCAAAATTGAGGAACGCCTCCATCATAAGGGCGTTTACCGGCTTTACGACATGGACCCCCGACAGCCTGCCCATCATTGGGCCGGCTCCCGGCATTAAGGGGCTATTCCTGGCCTGTGCATTTTGCGGCATGGGATTTTCCGACGGGCCGGCTGTGGGGGAAGCCGTAGCTGAATTTATAGCGGACGGCAAAACCGCTTTGCCCATTGACGCATTCCGAATAGAGCGGTTCAACCAGCCCATGGAAACATAG
- a CDS encoding haloacid dehalogenase type II produces the protein MKFERTPKWLTFDCYGTLIDTKKGYIQVWKDILESKGIDSEQEVLKFVEMWGKEEFRLIQGPYKKYRDILKLSVENVLTQNGLPVAQGDGKKLADAWGTFTAYPDVKPVLTELKKHCKLAIISNGDNDILAQSVANIDVEFDEVFTAEDCGAYKPSRIPFEYALKNIDTNPEDILHVAFGYQYDHTTASEMGFMTLWVNRRQLTIPDGARKFDLEVPALADLPGLIEF, from the coding sequence ATGAAATTTGAAAGAACTCCCAAATGGCTCACCTTTGACTGTTATGGCACCCTGATAGATACAAAAAAAGGATATATCCAGGTCTGGAAAGATATCCTGGAAAGTAAGGGGATTGACTCCGAGCAAGAGGTATTAAAGTTTGTGGAGATGTGGGGAAAAGAGGAGTTCCGTCTCATCCAGGGGCCGTATAAAAAGTACAGGGATATTCTGAAGCTGAGCGTTGAAAATGTCCTGACGCAAAACGGCCTTCCCGTAGCCCAGGGTGATGGGAAAAAACTGGCAGATGCCTGGGGTACATTTACGGCGTATCCCGATGTCAAGCCTGTCTTAACTGAGCTCAAAAAGCATTGCAAACTTGCCATTATTTCAAACGGGGACAATGATATCCTTGCCCAGTCCGTAGCCAATATAGATGTTGAGTTTGATGAAGTATTTACCGCCGAAGACTGCGGCGCATACAAGCCAAGCAGAATACCCTTTGAATATGCTTTGAAAAACATTGATACCAACCCTGAGGATATTTTGCATGTGGCATTCGGATACCAGTACGATCATACCACAGCATCTGAAATGGGTTTTATGACTTTGTGGGTCAACCGCAGGCAGTTAACCATTCCTGACGGTGCCAGAAAATTTGACCTGGAAGTTCCGGCACTGGCCGATCTTCCCGGGCTGATAGAATTTTAA